The segment GGTTCTGTTTTTCATCATAGTTTCGCGAATCATGTGGCTTCGCGGCGTGAAGCGTTACAGCGGATACGGAGGGTAACCCATGAGCCCGTCTTACCTCAAAGTCTTCTTGACCTTCGCTCGCAACTCGCTTGTCCGCGACATGAGCTTTCGGCTCAACTTCATTTTGACGTGCTTTTCATCGGTGTCCTGGGCGTTGATGAACTTTCTGCTGTTCAAGATCGTCTATCAGCACACCGAATCGATTGGAGTCGGCACGGGTTGGTACGAGAACGAATTCTTTATTTTTTTGGGAACGATCTGGATCATCAACAGCCTGATCCAAACGTTCTTCATGACCAACGCCGAAGAATTCTCTGAGATGATCCGCACCGGCAATCTTGATTTCGTGTTGCTCAAGCCAATCGACACGCAGTTCCTGATTTCGTTCCCCCGAGTCAACTGGGCTCAGATCCCCAACGGTCTACTCGGGCTGGCGCTGGTGATTTATTCGTTGGGTGAACTGACAAACGATCCCGAAAAAGTTATCTCGGTCGGACCTTTTGAGT is part of the Mariniblastus fucicola genome and harbors:
- a CDS encoding ABC transporter permease, which codes for MSPSYLKVFLTFARNSLVRDMSFRLNFILTCFSSVSWALMNFLLFKIVYQHTESIGVGTGWYENEFFIFLGTIWIINSLIQTFFMTNAEEFSEMIRTGNLDFVLLKPIDTQFLISFPRVNWAQIPNGLLGLALVIYSLGELTNDPEKVISVGPFEWLLYAFYIGCGVLVMYSVMIIMASTSIWLGRNQNLHTFWFYITNFYRYPMEIYQKSGIGMALWGTFTFVIPILVVSNVPARILAQPMERGWYSWQSAYAIFAAAASLMISRWVFRTALLSYRSASS